Proteins encoded in a region of the Microbacterium neungamense genome:
- a CDS encoding glutathione peroxidase — MTDIPIRQIPYRDAQGAETRLDDLGADVVLVVNVASRCGLTPQYAQLEQLQRGYGDRGFTVVGFPCNQFLGQEPGSMEQILDFCSTTYGVTFPVNEKVKVNGRHAHELFQALKRTPDASGKAGRVEWNFEKFLVLPDGEVRRFRPKQRPDDPEIVGAIEQALATVR, encoded by the coding sequence ATGACCGACATCCCGATCAGGCAGATCCCGTACCGCGACGCGCAGGGCGCCGAGACCCGGCTCGACGACCTCGGCGCGGACGTCGTGCTCGTCGTGAACGTCGCCTCCCGGTGCGGCCTCACCCCGCAGTACGCGCAGCTGGAGCAGCTGCAGCGCGGCTACGGCGATCGCGGGTTCACGGTCGTCGGGTTCCCGTGCAACCAGTTCCTGGGCCAGGAGCCGGGATCGATGGAGCAGATCCTGGACTTCTGCTCGACGACCTACGGGGTCACCTTCCCGGTGAACGAGAAGGTGAAGGTGAACGGCCGTCACGCGCACGAGCTGTTCCAGGCGCTGAAGCGAACCCCGGACGCCTCGGGGAAGGCCGGCCGGGTGGAGTGGAACTTCGAGAAGTTCCTGGTGCTGCCCGACGGCGAGGTGCGCCGTTTCCGGCCGAAGCAGCGCCCGGACGACCCCGAGATCGTCGGCGCGATCGAGCAGGCGCTCGCGACGGTGCGCTGA
- a CDS encoding DsbA family oxidoreductase, with the protein MSEPISIDIWSDIACPWCYIGKRNLEAGLAAAAAGEDAPQVRVTYHSFELAPDTPVDFDGDEVDFLCGHKGMPRAQVEQMLDHVTGVAAQAGLDYRFDLLQHTNTVKAHELLHVAKDKGRQLEMQERLMSAYFTEGRHVGRIDDLVELAAEVGLDRDETREALESARYLPAVRADQAQARAYGINGVPFFVIDGRYGISGAQPPAAFENVLRDLWAQRREAAAQP; encoded by the coding sequence GTGAGCGAACCCATCTCGATCGACATCTGGTCCGACATCGCCTGCCCGTGGTGCTACATCGGCAAGCGCAATCTGGAAGCGGGCCTGGCGGCCGCGGCAGCCGGTGAGGACGCCCCGCAGGTGCGGGTGACCTACCACTCCTTCGAGCTCGCGCCCGACACCCCCGTCGACTTCGACGGCGACGAGGTGGACTTCCTGTGCGGGCACAAGGGGATGCCGCGTGCGCAGGTCGAGCAGATGCTCGACCATGTCACCGGCGTCGCCGCGCAGGCGGGCCTGGACTACCGCTTCGACCTGCTCCAGCACACCAACACGGTCAAGGCGCACGAGCTGCTGCACGTCGCCAAGGACAAGGGCCGTCAGCTGGAGATGCAGGAGCGGCTGATGTCGGCGTACTTCACCGAGGGCCGGCACGTGGGCCGCATCGACGACCTCGTCGAGCTCGCGGCCGAGGTCGGGCTCGACCGCGACGAGACACGGGAGGCGCTGGAGAGCGCGCGGTACCTGCCCGCGGTGCGCGCGGACCAGGCGCAGGCGCGCGCCTACGGCATCAACGGCGTGCCGTTCTTCGTCATCGACGGACGGTACGGCATCAGCGGCGCGCAGCCGCCCGCCGCGTTCGAGAACGTGCTGCGCGACCTGTGGGCGCAGCGCCGCGAGGCGGCCGCGCAGCCCTGA